The following proteins come from a genomic window of Tenebrio molitor chromosome 9, icTenMoli1.1, whole genome shotgun sequence:
- the zip gene encoding myosin heavy chain, non-muscle isoform X1, which produces MADADNKDRYDPELKYLCVDRNNFNDPATQAEWTQKRLVWVPHESQGFVAASIKGERGDEVEVELQETGKRTTVAKDDIQKMNPPKFDKVEDMAELTCLNEACVLHNLKDRYYSGLIYTYSGLFCVVVNPYKKLPIYTEKIMERYKGIKRHEVPPHVFAITDTAYRSMLQEREDQSILCTGESGAGKTENTKKVIQYLAYVAASKSPKGAGAQKDLISPTREFSGGLEQQLLQANPILEAFGNAKTIKNDNSSRFGKFIRINFDASGYIAGANIETYLLEKSRAIRQAKQERTFHIFYQLLSGASTEQKKEFILEDPKSYPFLREDNHIVPGVDDSAEFQATIKSMNIMGMTNEDFSAIYRVVSAVMLFGTMQFKQDRNSDQATLPDNTVAQKIAHLLGLSVTDMTKAFLKPRIKVGRDFVTKSQTKEQVEFAVEAISKACYERMFRWLVTRINRSLGRTKRQGASFIGILDIAGFEIFELNSFEQLCINYTNEKLQQLFNHTMFILEQEEYQREGIEWKFIDFGLDLQPTIDLIDKPMGIMALLDEECLFPKATDKTFVDKLVSAHSSHPKFKKSDFRGVADFSIIHYAGKVDYCANQWLMKNMDPQNENVVSLLQASQDPFVVYIWKDAESIGRAKGMFRTVSYLYKEQLANLMVTLRNTNPNFVRCIIPNHEKRAGKIDAPLVLDQLRCNGVLEGIRICRQGFPNRIPFQEFRQRYELLTPNVINKGFMDGKKACETMIKSLELDQNLYRIGQSKIFFRAGVLAHLEEERDYKITDLIVNFQAFCRGFLSRRNYQKRVQQLNAIRIIQRNCSAYLKLRNWQWWRLYTKVKPLLEVTKQEEKLMQKEDELKQVKDKLEFHIKTTKEYETKYQQAQEEKIVLQEQLQAEVELCAEAEEMRARLTARKQELEEILHDLEARIEEEEERANTLSNDKKKLQLTIQDLEEQLEEEEGARQKLQLEKVQCDGKIKKLEEDLALSDDTNQKLLKEKKVLEERSNDLSQTLAEEEEKAKHLAKLKAKHEATIAELEERLLKDHQQRQESDRSKRKVETEVNDLKEQLSEKRLQLEEMQLQLGKKEEELAQAMVRVDEEGALKAQSQKALRELESQLSELQEDLEAEKAARSKAEKLKRDLNEELEALKNELLDSLDTTAAQQELRSKREQELANLKKNLEDENQVHEATLAEMRHKHTQELGSVNEQLETIKKQKMSVEKAKQALEAENADLASELRNVGASRQEGERRRKQAESQLVEVQGKLVEVERVRVELQEKAQKLQQEMDNIVQQLEEAELKASAAVKNQATIESQFAEAQSALEEETRQKLALSSKLRQLESDKENLQEQIEEEEEAKKNLEKQVNTLAVQLAEAKKKAEDEAEQSAILEESKKKLAKDLELLQRQVEELTAANDKLERSKKKVAAELEDTNIDLETQRQKVTELEKKQKNFDKVLAEEKQVSEQLMSEKDAAEREAREKETRVLSLSRELDESNVKVEELERTKRQLQAELDELVNNQGTADKNVHELEKAKRSLETQLAELKAQNEELEDELQLTEDAKLRLEVNMQALRAQFERDVQAKEEQAEEKRRGIVKQLRDLEAELDEERKQRASAVTARKKLEGDLKELEAQIEMQCKMKEDALKQLKKSQQQCKEAVRDAEEARASRDELAAGCKEAERKVKTLEAEVLQLSEDHASAERARRAAEAERDELLEEVNNSNSKGALLIDEKRRLEARIATLEEEIEEEQSNNELLQDRTRKAQLTIEQLTSELATERSQAQKQESSKLLLERQNKELKAKLTELETAQRTKTKATIAALESKITNLEEQLEVEAKERLAQQKTNRKLDKRLKELVMQLEDERRHADQYKEQVDKANSRVKTLKRQLDEAEEEITREKAQKRKVQRDYEDMLESNESMTRELNNLKSKLRRGTGASSGMGLPRLSGRGSIQSGGNGSGDDSTIQDDAVDGEDAPN; this is translated from the exons ATGGCGGACGCCGACAACAAGGACCGCTACGATCCCGAGCTGAAGTACCTATGCGTCGACAGGAACAACTTCAACGACCCGGCCACCCAGGCCGAGTGGACCCAGAAGCGGCTCGTGTGGGTGCCCCACGAGTCGCAGGGCTTCGTCGCCGCCAGCATCAAGGGCGAGCGCGGCGACGAGGTCGAAGTCGAGCTCCAGGAGACGGGCAAGAGGACCACCGTCGCCAAAGATGACATCCAGAAGATGAACCCGCCCAAGTTCGACAAGGTCGAGGACATGGCGGAGCTCACCTGCCTCAACGAGGCCTGCGTCCTCCACAACCTCAAGGACAGATACTACTCGGGGCTCATTTAT ACCTATTCCGGGCTTTTCTGCGTGGTGGTCAACCCCTACAAGAAActgccaatttacacagaaaaaatCATGGAACGGTACAAAGGCATCAAGCGACACGAAGTGCCTCCTCACGTTTTCGCCATAACGGACACGGCCTACCGCTCGATGTTGCAAG aACGAGAGGACCAGTCGATCCTTTGCACCGGCGAATCCGGCGCCGGCAAAACCGAAAACACGAAAAAAGTCATCCAGTATTTGGCCTACGTGGCCGCATCGAAATCCCCCAAAGGAGCAGGAGCG CAGAAAGATCTTATT AGTCCGACGAGAGAGTTCTCG GGTGGCCTAGAACAACAGCTTTTGCAAGCCAACCCCATACTCGAAGCTTTCGGCAACGCCAAGACCATCAAGAACGACAATTCTTCCAGATTT GGTAAATTCATCAGGATAAATTTCGATGCTTCTGGGTATATCGCAGGGGCGAACATCGAAACTTACCTACTTGAGAAATCACGTGCCATAAGACAAGCCAAACAGGAGAGGACCTTCCACATCTTCTACCAGCTCTTGTCCGGGGCCTCCACCGAACAGAAAA aGGAGTTCATCCTGGAGGACCCCAAGTCGTACCCGTTCCTCCGCGAGGACAATCACATCGTTCCGGGCGTGGACGATTCCGCCGAGTTCCAGGCCACCATCAAGAGCATGAACATCATGGGAATGACCAACGAGGACTTCAGCGCCATCTACCGGGTCGTCTCAGCTGTCATGCTGTTCGGCACGATGCAGTTCAAACAGGACCGCAACTCGGACCAGGCCACGTTGCCCGACAACACGGTGGCCCAAAAAATCGCACACCTGTTGGGTCTGTCCGTCACGGATATGACCAAGGCCTTCCTCAAGCCCAGGATCAAGGTCGGAAGGGATTTCGTCACGAAGAGTCAGACCAAAGAACAG GTGGAATTCGCAGTTGAGGCCATCTCCAAGGCGTGCTATGAGCGCATGTTCCGTTGGTTGGTGACCAGGATCAACCGGTCCTTGGGTCGCACCAAGAGACAAGGAGCCAGCTTCATCGGCATCCTCGACATCGCAGGTTTCGAAATCTTCGAGCTGAACTCGTTCGAACAGCTCTGCATCAACTACACCAACGAGAAGCTCCAGCAGCTGTTCAACCACACTATGTTCATCCTGGAGCAGGAAGAGTACCAGCGCGAAGGCATCGAATGGAAATTCATCGACTTCGGCCTCGACCTCCAGCCCACCATCGACCTGATCGACAAGCCGATGGGTATCATGGCCTTGCTCGACGAAGAGTGTCTCTTCCCCAAGGCCACCGATAAGACGTTCGTCGACAAGCTGGTCAGCGCGCACTCGAGCCACCCCAAGTTCAAGAAGAGCGACTTCCGGGGCGTGGCCGACTTCTCCATCATCCACTACGCGGGGAAGGTCGACTATTGCGCCAACCAGTGGCTCATGAAGAACATGGACCCGCAGAACGAGAACGTGGTGTCGCTGTTGCAAGCTTCGCAAGATCCTTTCGTCGTCTACATCTGGAAGGACGCCGAGAGTATCGGACGCGCCAAAGGCATGTTCAGGACTGTTTCGTACCTGTACAAGGAGCAGTTGGCCAACCTGATGGTGACCCTGCGCAACACTAATCCGAACTTCGTGCGTTGTATcattccgaatcacgagaaaCGCGCCGGGAAGATCGACGCTCCTCTGGTGCTGGACCAGTTGAGGTGCAACGGCGTCCTCGAGGGCATCAGGATCTGCAGACAAGGCTTCCCAAACAGGATTCCCTTCCAGGAGTTCAGGCAACGGTACGAGTTGCTCACACCTAACGTCATCAACAAAGGATTCATGGATGGGAAGAAGGCCTGCGAGACCATGATCAAGAGTTTGGAACTTGACCAGAATCTTTACAGAATCGGACAGTCGAAGATCTTCTTCAGAGCTGGAGTTCTGGCACATCTGGAAGAGGAACGCGACTACAAGATCACCGATTTGATCGTCAACTTCCAGGCTTTCTGTCGAGGATTCTTGTCCAGGAGAAACTACCAGAAGCGAGTCCAACAGCTCAACGCCATCAGGATCATCCAGAGGAATTGCTCGGCGTATCTCAAATTGCGCAACTGGCAATGGTGGAGACTCTACACCAAAGTGAAACCTCTCTTGGAGGTGACCAAGCAAGAAGAGAAGCTCATGCAGAAAGAAGACGAGTTGAAGCAAGTCAAGGACAAGTTGGAGTTCCACATCAAGACGACGAAAGAGTACGAGACCAAGTACCAACAGGCTCAAGAAGAGAAGATCGTCCTTCAGGAGCAACTCCAGGCCGAGGTGGAGTTGTGCGCCGAGGCCGAAGAGATGCGCGCCAGATTGACTGCTCGAAAACAAGAATTGGAAGAGATCCTTCACGATCTCGAGGCTAGAATTGAGGAGGAAGAAGAACGCGCCAACACCCTCAGCAACGACAAGAAAAAGTTGCAACTGACCATTCAGGATTTGGAAGAACAGTTGGAAGAAGAAGAGGGTGCTCGACAGAAGTTGCAACTGGAGAAAGTGCAGTGCGACGGCAAAATAAAGAAACTGGAAGAAGACTTGGCGTTGAGCGATGACACGAATCAAAAGCTTCTCAAAGAGAAGAAGGTGTTGGAGGAGCGGAGCAACGATTTAAGTCAGACTTTGGCGGAAGAAGAAGAGAAGGCCAAACATCTGGCCAAGCTGAAGGCGAAACACGAAGCTACGATAGCCGAACTGGAGGAGCGTCTGTTGAAGGACCACCAACAGAGACAGGAGTCGGATCGTTCCAAACGCAAAGTCGAGACCGAAGTGAACGACTTGAAAGAACAACTGTCCGAGAAGCGATTGCAGCTGGAAGAGATGCAGCTGCAGTTGGGCaagaaagaagaagaattGGCCCAGGCCATGGTCAGAGTCGACGAAGAGGGAGCTCTGAAAGCTCAGTCTCAGAAGGCGCTCCGCGAATTGGAGAGTCAGTTGTCCGAGCTTCAGGAAGATTTAGAAGCGGAGAAGGCGGCGAGGAGCAAAGCTGAAAAGTTGAAGCGCGACCTGAACGAAGAATTGGAAGCTTTGAAAAACGAGCTTTTGGACTCGTTGGACACCACCGCAGCTCAACAGGAGTTGAGGTCCAAACGCGAACAAGAACTTGCCAATTTGAAGAAGAATTTGGAAGACGAGAATCAAGTCCACGAAGCTACTCTCGCAGAAATGAGACACAAGCACACGCAAGAGTTGGGAAGCGTGAACGAACAACTGGAAACCATCAAGAAGCAGAAGATGAGCGTGGAGAAGGCGAAACAAGCTTTGGAGGCAGAAAACGCGGATTTGGCGAGTGAGTTGAGAAACGTGGGGGCCAGCAGACAGGAAGGCGAGAGGAGGAGAAAACAGGCCGAGAGTCAGCTGGTCGAAGTACAAGGCAAGTTGGTCGAAGTGGAGAGAGTGAGGGTGGAACTCCAGGAGAAGGCGCAGAAGTTGCAGCAGGAGATGGACAACATCGTCCAGCAGTTAGAGGAGGCCGAGTTGAAAGCGTCCGCGGCGGTGAAGAATCAAGCAACGATAGAGTCGCAGTTTGCCGAAGCTCAAAGCGCTCTAGAGGAAGAAACACGCCAGAAGTTGGCGTTGAGTTCCAAGTTGAGACAGTTGGAGTCGGACAAAGAGAATCTGCAAGAGCAGATCGAAGAAGAGGAGGAGGCCAAGAAGAACTTGGAGAAACAGGTGAACACTTTGGCCGTTCAGCTGGCCGAGGCGAAGAAGAAGGCCGAGGACGAAGCCGAACAGTCGGCTATTTTGGAAGAGAGCAAGAAGAAGCTCGCCAAAGATTTGGAACTGTTGCAACGTCAAGTCGAAGAGTTGACAGCGGCCAACGACAAACTGGAGCGAAGCAAGAAGAAGGTCGCGGCGGAGCTCGAAGACACCAACATCGACCTCGAGACGCAGAGGCAGAAGGTGACCGAGCTCGAGAAGAAGCAGAAGAACTTCGACAAGGTGTTGGCTGAGGAGAAGCAAGTCAGCGAACAGTTGATGAGCGAGAAGGATGCCGCCGAAAGGGAGGCCCGCGAGAAAGAAACTCGGGTTCTGTCGTTGAGCCGTGAACTGGACGAGTCCAATGTCAAGGTTGAGGAGTTGGAGAGGACCAAGAGACAACTCCAGGCCGAATTGGACGAGCTGGTCAACAACCAAGGCACCGCCGACAAGAACGTGCACGAGCTGGAGAAGGCCAAACGTTCCCTCGAAACTCAACTGGCCGAGTTGAAGGCCCAGAACGAAGAACTGGAAGACGAGCTCCAGCTGACCGAAGACGCCAAGCTCAGATTGGAGGTGAACATGCAAGCGCTGCGGGCGCAGTTCGAACGCGACGTGCAAGCGAAAGAAGAACAAGCGGAGGAGAAACGCAGAGGTATCGTCAAGCAGCTGAGAGATCTCGAGGCGGAGTTGGACGAAGAGAGGAAGCAGAGGGCTTCCGCGGTGACCGCGAGGAAGAAGCTTGAAG GCGACCTCAAAGAGTTGGAGGCTCAAATCGAGATGCAGTGCAAGATGAAGGAAGACGCTCTCAAGCAGCTGAAGAAGTCGCAGCAGCAGTGCAAGGAGGCGGTCAGAGACGCCGAAGAGGCGCGCGCCTCCCGCGACGAACTCGCCGCCGGCTGCAAGGAAGCCGAGCGCAAGGTGAAGACCTTGGAGGCGGAAGTTCTTCAGTTGAGTGAAGACCACGCCAGTGCGGAGAGGGCCCGGCGCGCAGCCGAGGCCGAACGCGACGAGCTCCTGGAGGAGGTGAACAACAGCAACAGCAAAGGGGCGTTGCTGATTGATGAGAAGCGCCGCCTCGAGGCGAGAATCGCCACCCTAGAAGAGGAGATCGAGGAAGAGCAGAGCAACAACGAACTGTTGCAGGACAGGACCCGCAAGGCCCAGCTGACCATCGAACAGTTGACCTCCGAGCTGGCCACCGAAAGGTCGCAAGCCCAGAAACAGGAGTCCAGCAAGCTGCTGCTCGAGAGACAGAACAAGGAGCTGAAGGCGAAGCTGACGGAGCTGGAGACGGCTCAAAGAACGAAAACGAAAGCGACGATCGCGGCGCTCGAGAGCAAGATCACCAATCTCGAGGAGCAGCTCGAGGTGGAGGCCAAAGAAAGGTTGGCCCAGCAGAAGACCAACAGGAAGTTGGACAAGAGGCTGAAGGAGCTAGTCATGCAATTGGAAGACGAGCGTCGTCACGCCGACCAATACAAGGAGCAAGTCGACAAGGCCAATTCGAGGGTGAAAACGCTCAAGAGACAGTTGGACGAGGCCGAGGAGGAGATCACCAGGGAGAAGGCGCAGAAGAGGAAGGTGCAGAGGGACTACGAAGACATGCTCGAGAGTAACGAGTCCATGACCCGTGAACTCAACAATCTGAAGAGCAAGCTGAG GCGCGGCACTGGTGCCAGTAGTGGCATGGGCTTGCCCAGACTCAGTGGTCGAGGTTCGATTCAATCGGGTGGTAATGGCTCTGGTGACGATTCCACAATACAAGACGACGCCGTCGACGGTGAAGACGCTcccaattaa